ACCCCTTGCTGGTTCATGTGAATATTTTTGGAACATTTTATAAAAGAGATGTTATTAATTATATCAAAAAAAATTCTTGAAAAAAACCGAAGATCAAAGTAAAAAAAGATTGACATCTACTCGAATTTTTTTAGAATATATAAAAAAAGGGGGACGAATTGGCTTCGACTGCTGGGAGCGTATCGTAGCCTGCATGCGGAGTTGGGAACTCCTAAAAACCCCCAAAAAAAGTGCAAACAACGAATACGCTCTCGCTGCCTAATTGGCAGTGAGCGCCCCTTACAACCTACCCTTCTGGGTTGCATGTGGGTGCCAAAAGAAAGAAGGGCTTTGTTATTAGTACTGAGCAGCTAATAACAAAGTATCAAGTGCTCAGGTCCAGAAAGGAGGTCGCCTATGCACCATCTTTCTGGCACTATGAAGCATAGGCTAAGCATGTAGATGGCTACGAGGCGCACGGTAGGACGCGGGTTCGAATCCCGCCGTCTCCAAAAATCAGTGATGATGAGATTCTAATTCTTCTAGCTCATTTCGAAGAAATTTTTCCACTGCCAACTTGGGATCAGTCTCAGAAGTGATGATTACTTTTTTCCCCCTCTGTCCCATCCGATGTACAAAGCCATGCCCAGCAGAACCTGTGATGAAAACATCTACATCATCTAAAGGATGAGGAGTTTCTGGAGTTGCATTTATGTTGTGAAAGAAATTATGAAAAACATACTCTTTGGGAATTTCTTGAGGGTATTGATCTGTTATTTGGTTTCCTTCAACTTCAAAGATCAAGAAGCGAAAGGTTTTTCCCGCATGTCCAGTGATGGTTTGAAAGTTCTGACTCGTAATAGCAATTTTCATATTCCCTTCCCTTTTTGTTATTAAACTTTTGACGGAAATAAACTTTGAGTTTTTGGAACTAATACGTATTTTTTGCCCAGTAAAGATACCACTGTCGGTTGGATCAAAATGCCCAAAATGATGGGAACCATCACTAAGATGCCTTCTTGAGTTTCACCGAAAGCAGAAATAGCAATTCCTAAGCTTATGATATGGTATCTTAAAAACGTGGAAAGAAATAATGGAATTACTTCGTCATCTTTAAGAAAGCGTTTGATTCCAAAAACAAAAACAAAAAACATCGCAATGTAGTATAAGAATATAGCAGGAATTACGATGAGAGTATTCAAAACATTTTGAAACACATATTGACTATTTTCTAGACTCATAAGCAAAAACATTACAAGCATCAATCCTAAATTAGATATACCCGAGAAAATTTCTTTGTTATTTTGTAGGAATTCAGTGTTGTTGGTTTTTCTAAAATACAGTCTCGTAAGATATGCAAGAATCATAGGAACAACGATGATAAAGAAAATTTTTTCTATGATGACCCAGCTGTTGATAGTGAAGTCTGATTTCAAGATAAAATTAGACAAGATAGGAACAAATATTGGCACCAAAAGGAATGCTGTGATGATGTTAAACGAAACAAGTAAAATCCCCATCTTCATATTTCCTTTGAATTGATGGATCCAGTTCAAAGTCAAACCACTTGTAGGAATACTTCCAATCAAAAGTAATCCAATGGCTAAGTATACATTTTGTTGCAAAAACAATAATATAATACCAATGGCAATAATAGGAGATATAAGAAAATTCACAAGGAAGCTCACCCACAAAACTTTCGAAAAGTTTTTGAATTCTTTAAAAGAGTCTTCTATCTTTAAGTTGATCATAATGGGATATACCATAAAAAACATAGCCGCACCGCAAATGACTCTACTAAATTCCATAGGATAAAAATAGCCCTTTACTGCCCCCAATACCAATGCACTAACAATCAATAGACTTAGATTTTCTCTAACCCATTGAAAAAAACTCAATACTTGATTTCGATTAATTGCCATATTTTCCTCCTTTTAACAAATAACAAAAAAAAACGATCATTTTTGTTTGTCAAACTATATACTTATACATGGTATAAGTATGTTGAGAAAAAAAATATTGATATTAAGTAAACATAAATCAATTGTCATTGAGAGTTTTTTTATTTTTATGGTTTTATGCCTAAGACTTTATATGACAAAATTTGGGAATCCCATTTGGTTTATGATGATGGAAAAACAAGCTTGATATTTGTTGATAGGCATTTAGTTCATGAAGTTACATCTCCTCAAGCTTTTGACGGGTTGCGCATTAACAAACGTAAGGTTCGAAGACCCGATTTAACGTTTGCAACTATGGATCATAACGTTTCCACGAGAACCCGTGATTGGAATGGAGCAGGAGAAATCTCCCGACTTCAAATGGAAACCTTAAAGAAAAACTGTGAAGAATTTGGCATCAAACTATTCGATATCCAACATCCCGATCAAGGAATTGTTCATGTGATTGGTCCCGAGATGGGGCTTACTCTACCTGGAACGGTGATTGTTTGTGGGGATTCTCATACCAGCACGCACGGTGCTTTTGGAGCTCTGGCTTTCGGTATTGGAACAAGTGAAGTAGAACATGTTTTAGCAACACAAACCTTGCAGCAAAAAAAATCTAAAAACATGCTAATCAAAATTGATGGAGAACTTCCCTTTGGTGTGACAGCAAAAGATGTGATTTTATACATCATAGGAAAAATCACAACAAAAGGAGGAACTGGATATGTCATAGAATATGCAGGAAGCACGATTGAATTACTATCTATGGAAGCTCGTATGACGATATGTAATATGTCCATAGAAGCTGGAGCCAGAGCAGGACTTGTAGCTCCCGATGAAAAAACCTTTGCTTACTTAAAAGATCGAGATTATGCTCCAAAAGGCAAAGACTTTGAACGTGCCGTTGAATACTGGAGGAACTTGAGATCCGATCAAGATGCTGTTTATGATAAAGTGTTTGAATTCCGAGCTGAAGACATTGAGCCTATGGTGACTTGGGGAACGAATCCAGGACAAGTAGTTTCTGTGAGGGATGTGGTTCCTGATCCAGAAAAGCTCAAAGATCCAATAGAAAGAGAATCCGCACGGCAAGCTTTACGATATATGGATTTAAAACCAGGAACCCCTATAGTGGATATTAAAATAGACAAAGTTTTTATAGGTTCTTGTACAAACTCACGAATTGAAGATTTACGAAAAGCGGCAACCATTGTAAAAGAAAAACTAAAAGAAGGAAAAAAAGTTCATCCCAGGGTTCAGGCAATCGTTGTTCCTGGTTCGGGTAGAGTTTATCGTCAAGCTGTGGAGGAAGGACTGGACCAAATCTTCAAAGAAGCTGGGTTTGAGTGGAGATTTGCCGGCTGTTCTATGTGTTTGGCAATGAATGATGATTATCTTTTAGAAGGAGAGCGTTGTGCTTCTACTTCGAATCGGAATTTTGAAGGACGACAGGGAAGAGGAGGAAGAACCCATCTGGTAAGTCCCGAAATGGCAGCAGCTGCTGCATTAGAAGGTCATTTCGTAGATATTAGAGAATATGTAAAAAAAGAAGTCTTGATGGCAAAACCATAAATTGATCCCAAAACAAGAAATCATCCCAGAGTTTTTGAAAAAGCTGATACAATGGTTTTCCAATCATCAACGAAGACTTTCATTTCGAAACACAAAAGAACCATACAAGATTTGGATTGCAGAAGTGATGCTTCAACAAACCCGCATAGGAAGTGTTGTGAATTCTTTTCAAAGCAAATATGACTCTTTCATTCAAAAGTTTCCTGATGTTTTCTCATTGGCACAAGCTCCCGTAGAAGAAGTATATCGGGCATGGAGCGGTTTGGGTTATTATCAGAGAGCTAAAAACCTTCATAAAACAGCGCAAATCCTTGTAGAGAAGTATCAAGGTAATTTCCCAAAATCATACCAAGAACTTCTAAAACTTCCGGGGATTGGAGATTATACAGCTTCTGCGATTTTGAGTATTGCCTTCGATCTTCCTTATGCGGTTTTTGATGGGAATGTTCGAAGAGTGATTTTTCGTTTTTTTTATTTTTACGCTAAAGAATGGAAGGACGTAAAAGCAAAAGAAATTTCTCAGTTCATACTTACAGAATATCGACCTACTCCTTCTTTGTATAATCAAGCTCTGATGGAACTGGGTTCTACGATTTGCATCCAAAAATTCCCAAAGTGCAGTGTTTGTGTTGTGAAAGAATATTGTGATGCCACATCATTACCACGAGAAGTGATCCAAAACATCCCGAAAAACAAAAAAACCCCAAAAACCAAAAAACAACTTTACGTTTATATTATAACCAAACAGGACCAGTTTCTCTTAGTAAAAAACCAAAATCTATTTTTTAAACATCATTACTCTTTTCCTTTTTTTGAGAAAAAACTCTCAGAACTCGAAAATGTAGTTCATTTAGGAAATATCCGACATCATATCATGAATTACGAGGTCCATGCGAATGTTTTTTTCGTTGATTATGAAGGATTCCAAAAATATTTCAATAATAACCAAGATTTCATATGGGTAACCAAGGAAAAAATCGAACATTATCTTTACACAAGCTTCTTCAAAAAAATCTATCATTTGTATCAGTCTTATTCGTTATTTCTTTGAGTTTTTCTTGTAAGAGTTATTTACAAAAACGAGCTCATGACTTCGGAGACATCATCACACTTCAGGTTCATACTGACACCTACGGAGTGACATCACGAATTAGCTTTCTCAAACTCGGTTTACTTTATCAAGATGAAGATAAGTTTAGTTTTGGATTTCAAAATGCTAATTTGGGACAAGTCCAATCCCAAGAATTTCAAATCATTTTTCTCGGCTCAGAGAATTTCAAAGGCATAAAAGATCCCCATGATCCTAAGTTAGAAAAAGAATTCCAAAACGAAGTTCAAAACCAAATCCCAAACCAAATCCCAGAAAGATATATTAAATACTGGCAAAAAATACAGAAGGCATTGCAACAAAATCAAGAGCTCGAGAGAAGAAAAAAACTCTACCAAGCTCATTTTCCTTGGGGCACAAGAAACCCACATAGAAGATCGAATTTTTTCTTAAAAGAAAAAGGTTCTTTTAGCAATCCTGAGATTTTTGGAGATGTGCGATTTACTTTTGGACTCTATGGAGGAATTACGTTTGGACTTCATGTCTTTGAGCTTTTTGATTTTCTTTTTGGGATTTTTGGTTTAGATTTGTTAAAAGATGACTGAAAAATTCTATTTCTTTTTCTTTATAGTGGTTTTTCTCGGGTGATTGTAATATCATCACGTTTTTAGGTTTTTTTTAGTTTAATACATCTTCTTTTGTGATATGCGATAAAAGTTCTTACTCAGTTAAACAGACTGAAGGGAAAATCTTTTTTATTTTAGCTCTTCTTCTTGATTTTTTCTTTTTTTTGGACTTGTTGGGCAAAGTAGAGATTTTCAAGATATGCTTTTAGTGGTCCAAGGTAATACTCTCCCCAGCCGTATTCATGTTTCTTTTTGATTTTCTTATCAGGAAATTGGGAATGAGAGAGCTTGAGCCTTGTTCCGCTTCGTTCATCGGATAACTCTATGACTACAATGGAATCTTTCCAATCGGGTTTCCAGTCTTTTTCGCGAAGAGTCATGACGATCTTTTCATTTTCCACGAAATCCAAAACTAACCCATAGATTTCTCCGTCCCAAAGGTGATACTTTCCTCCGGCTTTTAAATGAAATTTTGATGGACCACCTCCCCATTCATTGATGTATTCTGAATCGGTAATCCCTTTAAACACCCATTCCCGTGGTGCGTGGATCCATTCATTTTCTTTGATGATGTCTTCGTTTTTTTCTTCTTCATAGGAGATAAGAACAGTTTTCATGATCTAATTATCGATGAAACAACCACCACAAATAAACATCAATAAACATGAAAAACGATTGAGAATAAGGTAATATCAAAAAAACCATATTTTTATTTTGAGATATGGAATATCGTGTTGGAATTGATTTGGGTGGAACCAAAACCGAGATCCTTCTTCTCAACTCAAATCAAGAAGTTCTTCTCAGAGAGAGAATCCCCACCGATAAGTCTTCTTATGAAAGTATCCTTCATACCATCCAGAATTTATACAAAAAAGCATTAAGCCACATCCCATCTGGGAAAGAATTTACTTTGGGCATGGGAATTCCTGGTATAATTGATCCCGAGACTGATGTAGTCATCAATGCCAACACTACAATTCTCATTGGAAAGCCCTTAAAAAAAGACCTCGAAGCTCTCCTTGAGCATCCCATCTTTATTGAAAACGATGCCAATTGTTTTGCTTTGGCAGAAGCTATGGCTGGAGCTGGAAAGGAATTTTCTTTTGTTTTTGGTGTGATTATGGGAACAGGTTGTGGTGGTGGTTTTGTGATGGATAAAAAAATTCATCGGGGACGACATGGAATAGCAGGAGAATGGGGACATTTCTCCATCGATCCTTCAGGGGAACAGTGTTGGTGTGGCAACAGAGGATGTATCGAAACTTTGATTTCAGGAAGTGGAGTTGAAAATCAATACTACAAACTCACAAAAGAAAAAATCAGTATGAAAGAGATTGTCGAAAGAGCAAAAAAGAGTCTCTCACCGGCAAAAGAAGTTTTTGAAAAATTTCTTGATGACTATGGAAGAGCTGTGGGAGGTATCATTTCAACTTTTGATCCGGATGTGATTGTATTGGGTGGTGGCTTATCAAACATCGAAGAACTCTATACCATAGGCTATGAAAAAGTCAAAAAATATACTTTTTATCACAACGTAAAAACTCCCATCAAAAAAAACCAACTGGGAGACTCCGCTGGCGTTTTTGGTGCTGCTTGGTTAGGGATTTAAAATATGAAAAACTTTGTAAATTTTATTTTGTATTTAATCTTCCTTGGAGTCGGTTTTTTATTTCGAATTCTGACTTACAAGCAAGCTCAGAGGCTGGGATATCTCGTAGTTTTAGTTTTATCGTTCATTGTGAAGAAATACAAAAAAATCATCCTACAAAACTTGGAGTTTGCTTTTCCAAATGAAACAAAAGAATTTTATCAAAAAATTTACAGAGAAAACCTTAAGCACTTGGGAAGACTACTTGCTGATACTTTTTTAAAAAAAAGAATGAATAAAGACTGGTTCGAAAAACACCTATTGAAAACCGAAGAAACTCATCAAATAGAAAAAGAAATCCAAGAAAAACTACAAAATAATGAGCCCGTAATTCTCATTAGTGGGCATTTAGGAAC
The sequence above is a segment of the Leptospiraceae bacterium genome. Coding sequences within it:
- a CDS encoding SRPBCC domain-containing protein — its product is MKTVLISYEEEKNEDIIKENEWIHAPREWVFKGITDSEYINEWGGGPSKFHLKAGGKYHLWDGEIYGLVLDFVENEKIVMTLREKDWKPDWKDSIVVIELSDERSGTRLKLSHSQFPDKKIKKKHEYGWGEYYLGPLKAYLENLYFAQQVQKKEKIKKKS
- a CDS encoding ROK family protein, translating into MEYRVGIDLGGTKTEILLLNSNQEVLLRERIPTDKSSYESILHTIQNLYKKALSHIPSGKEFTLGMGIPGIIDPETDVVINANTTILIGKPLKKDLEALLEHPIFIENDANCFALAEAMAGAGKEFSFVFGVIMGTGCGGGFVMDKKIHRGRHGIAGEWGHFSIDPSGEQCWCGNRGCIETLISGSGVENQYYKLTKEKISMKEIVERAKKSLSPAKEVFEKFLDDYGRAVGGIISTFDPDVIVLGGGLSNIEELYTIGYEKVKKYTFYHNVKTPIKKNQLGDSAGVFGAAWLGI
- the leuC gene encoding 3-isopropylmalate dehydratase large subunit, which gives rise to MPKTLYDKIWESHLVYDDGKTSLIFVDRHLVHEVTSPQAFDGLRINKRKVRRPDLTFATMDHNVSTRTRDWNGAGEISRLQMETLKKNCEEFGIKLFDIQHPDQGIVHVIGPEMGLTLPGTVIVCGDSHTSTHGAFGALAFGIGTSEVEHVLATQTLQQKKSKNMLIKIDGELPFGVTAKDVILYIIGKITTKGGTGYVIEYAGSTIELLSMEARMTICNMSIEAGARAGLVAPDEKTFAYLKDRDYAPKGKDFERAVEYWRNLRSDQDAVYDKVFEFRAEDIEPMVTWGTNPGQVVSVRDVVPDPEKLKDPIERESARQALRYMDLKPGTPIVDIKIDKVFIGSCTNSRIEDLRKAATIVKEKLKEGKKVHPRVQAIVVPGSGRVYRQAVEEGLDQIFKEAGFEWRFAGCSMCLAMNDDYLLEGERCASTSNRNFEGRQGRGGRTHLVSPEMAAAAALEGHFVDIREYVKKEVLMAKP